From Algoriphagus sp. NG3, the proteins below share one genomic window:
- a CDS encoding TRAP transporter large permease: protein MEVLSVLVLVLSFLFFLGIGVPVAWSLGLSSMLTLMVTVQTMPAITTIAQRMGTGLDSFSLLAIPFFILAGELMNRGGIANRLIEFAKALTGRMRGGLLHVNIIAAMLMGAIAGSAVAAASSMGGILGKRMEKEGYPKELGAAVNITSSTTGLIIPPSNVLIVYSLASGGVSVAALFVAGYLPGLLVGVLLMVTAAVMVRIHKLPAGEGSTFKVILKTFWDAVPSLFLLIVVIGGIIGGVFTATEASAIAVVYSLVLSLVYRELKVKDLPSVLLKSAETTAVVMLLIATSMAMSWVMSSEEIPQNISNALLGLSDNIFVILIMINLLLLFVGIFMDMTPAVLIFTPIFLPVVTALGIDPVHFGIMMVLNLCIGLCTPPVGSILFIGVGVAQTTIQKILKPMLPFYFAMVLALILIMLFPEITLWLPRVFGV from the coding sequence ATGGAGGTATTGAGCGTATTAGTATTAGTGCTTTCCTTTTTATTCTTTTTGGGTATAGGGGTGCCGGTGGCTTGGAGTCTTGGACTTTCGAGCATGCTGACCTTGATGGTGACGGTTCAGACCATGCCGGCTATCACCACCATCGCACAGCGGATGGGAACAGGTTTGGATAGTTTTTCCCTGTTGGCAATTCCATTTTTCATCCTTGCGGGTGAATTGATGAACCGTGGAGGTATTGCCAATCGCCTGATTGAATTTGCTAAAGCCCTTACGGGCCGGATGCGGGGCGGCTTGCTGCATGTGAATATTATAGCCGCTATGCTGATGGGAGCGATAGCAGGTTCTGCAGTAGCTGCGGCATCTTCCATGGGAGGTATTTTGGGCAAAAGAATGGAAAAAGAAGGCTATCCCAAAGAACTGGGAGCAGCTGTGAATATTACTTCTTCCACTACAGGGTTGATCATACCTCCTTCCAATGTCTTGATCGTATATTCCTTGGCTTCTGGTGGCGTTTCAGTTGCGGCTTTGTTTGTCGCTGGTTATCTCCCTGGATTATTAGTGGGTGTCTTGCTGATGGTGACAGCCGCTGTCATGGTGAGGATTCATAAGTTGCCAGCCGGCGAAGGTTCTACATTCAAAGTGATCCTAAAAACCTTCTGGGATGCGGTCCCAAGTTTGTTTCTTTTGATCGTCGTGATAGGAGGGATCATCGGAGGGGTATTTACTGCCACCGAAGCTTCGGCCATTGCAGTTGTTTATTCTCTGGTTTTATCCCTGGTATATCGTGAACTGAAAGTGAAGGATCTACCTTCAGTACTTTTGAAGTCTGCAGAAACCACCGCAGTGGTAATGCTACTTATTGCAACTTCCATGGCGATGTCTTGGGTGATGTCCAGCGAAGAGATTCCGCAGAATATTTCCAATGCCCTCTTGGGATTGAGTGACAATATATTTGTGATCCTGATTATGATTAATCTGCTATTGCTTTTTGTGGGGATCTTTATGGATATGACTCCGGCAGTATTGATTTTTACTCCTATTTTCTTGCCTGTAGTGACCGCTTTGGGGATAGATCCTGTGCACTTTGGGATCATGATGGTGCTCAATCTGTGTATTGGACTGTGTACACCTCCTGTAGGATCAATACTCTTTATCGGTGTAGGAGTAGCTCAGACCACCATCCAGAAAATCCTGAAACCCATGCTGCCATTCTACTTTGCAATGGTGTTGGCGTTGATCCTTATTATGCTTTTCCCAGAGATCACCCTTTGGCTCCCGAGAGTGTTCGGGGTTTAA
- a CDS encoding type II toxin-antitoxin system RelE/ParE family toxin: protein MRTIEVYRDYFWSFYNHQSKSVKDKIDYALSIVMNVQHIPQKFFKHIEDGIYEIRIKVGSDIYRVFCFFDDGKLVILLNGFQKKSQKTPKVEIERARRLRKEYYDEKES, encoded by the coding sequence ATGAGGACAATCGAGGTTTATCGAGACTATTTCTGGAGTTTTTATAATCATCAGAGCAAGTCTGTTAAAGACAAAATAGATTATGCGCTAAGCATAGTGATGAATGTTCAGCATATTCCTCAAAAATTCTTCAAGCATATTGAAGATGGTATTTATGAGATTAGGATAAAAGTAGGAAGTGACATATATCGGGTATTTTGTTTTTTTGATGATGGAAAACTGGTCATTCTTTTAAACGGATTTCAAAAGAAAAGTCAGAAAACGCCCAAAGTAGAAATAGAAAGAGCACGTAGACTTAGAAAGGAGTATTATGATGAAAAAGAATCCTAA
- a CDS encoding type II toxin-antitoxin system RelE/ParE family toxin, with translation MSFEILATTSFEKNLKKIAKKHRSVKEELKSLISHLNKNPKLGKPLGKDCFKIRLVISSKGKGKSGGARVITFLKLLKNRIYLLDIYDKSDKNSLSDKELKVLIDQVKILD, from the coding sequence ATGAGCTTTGAGATTCTGGCGACAACTTCTTTTGAGAAAAACCTGAAAAAAATTGCCAAAAAACATAGGTCGGTTAAAGAAGAATTGAAGTCTCTAATTTCTCATTTAAATAAAAACCCCAAGTTGGGTAAGCCACTTGGTAAAGATTGTTTCAAAATACGCCTTGTAATTTCCTCAAAAGGTAAAGGGAAATCGGGAGGAGCTAGAGTAATTACTTTTTTGAAGTTGCTAAAAAATAGGATTTACTTATTGGATATTTACGATAAATCGGACAAAAATTCCCTTTCTGATAAAGAACTAAAAGTCCTAATTGATCAGGTGAAAATACTGGATTAA
- a CDS encoding helix-turn-helix transcriptional regulator, translating into MKKNPKTINEHFDQKYGQIGSESRRGFEEKAQAFMIAELVKDARAKADMTQEELAQKLNVKRTYISKIERAVSDIRVSTLKKVIEEGLGGKLHITVEL; encoded by the coding sequence ATGAAAAAGAATCCTAAGACAATCAACGAACATTTTGATCAGAAATATGGTCAAATTGGAAGCGAATCCAGAAGAGGCTTTGAAGAAAAGGCACAGGCATTTATGATTGCTGAGTTGGTGAAAGACGCTAGAGCGAAGGCCGATATGACTCAAGAGGAGTTGGCTCAAAAGCTAAACGTTAAACGTACGTATATTTCGAAGATTGAAAGGGCGGTAAGTGATATCCGTGTTTCTACCCTTAAAAAAGTAATAGAGGAAGGATTAGGAGGGAAGTTACATATTACGGTTGAATTGTAA
- a CDS encoding ABC-F family ATP-binding cassette domain-containing protein codes for MISVDNVAVVHSGSTLFSNISFAINETDKIALMGKNGAGKSTLLKIIAGQTKPSSGSVSAPKDFVVAYLPQHLLTSDDCSVMDETSKAFASYLNMKTEIERINEELTVRTDYESDEYYKLIEQVSELSEKFYAIEEVNYEAEVEKVLLGLGFERADLTRSTSEFSGGWRMRIELAKILLQKPDLILLDEPTNHLDIESIQWLEDFLLNKAKAVVVISHDRAFVDNITTRTIEITMGRMYDYKAKYSHYLELRKERREQQQKHYEEQQATIADIQGFIDRFKGTYSKTLQVQSRVKMLEKMEIIEVDEVDTSALKLRFPPSPRSGNYPVIVEDMSKSYDDHVVFKNASMTIERGQKVSFVGKNGEGKSTMIKAIMGEIDFEGKCELGHNSMIGYFAQNQASLLDESLTIFETIDHIAVGEVRTKVKDILGAFMFKGDDINKKVKVLSGGEKTRLAMIKLLLEPVNLLILDEPTNHLDMKTKDIIKDALKAFDGTLIIVSHDRDFLDGLVTKVFEFGNKRVKEHFEDINGFLRNKKIENLKEVER; via the coding sequence ATGATTTCAGTAGATAATGTCGCCGTCGTTCACAGCGGTTCCACACTCTTTAGCAATATATCTTTTGCCATCAACGAAACCGACAAAATAGCCCTTATGGGTAAAAACGGCGCCGGTAAATCCACCCTTTTAAAGATCATCGCAGGACAGACCAAGCCTAGTTCAGGCTCTGTATCTGCCCCCAAAGACTTTGTGGTGGCTTATCTTCCGCAACACCTACTGACATCGGACGATTGCTCCGTGATGGATGAAACTTCCAAAGCTTTCGCGTCCTACCTGAATATGAAGACGGAGATCGAGCGGATCAATGAGGAATTGACTGTGCGAACCGATTACGAATCGGATGAATATTACAAACTGATCGAGCAGGTATCTGAACTTTCGGAGAAATTCTACGCCATAGAGGAAGTGAACTATGAAGCTGAAGTAGAGAAAGTATTGCTTGGCTTGGGTTTCGAGAGAGCAGATCTCACGCGCTCTACCTCGGAATTTTCCGGAGGATGGAGAATGCGGATTGAACTGGCGAAGATCCTCTTGCAAAAGCCTGATCTGATCCTTCTTGATGAGCCTACCAACCACCTGGACATTGAATCTATTCAGTGGCTGGAAGATTTTCTTCTGAACAAGGCCAAAGCTGTAGTGGTGATTTCCCACGATAGGGCTTTTGTGGATAATATCACGACCCGCACCATTGAGATCACCATGGGACGGATGTACGATTACAAAGCGAAATACTCCCATTACCTAGAGCTACGAAAAGAACGCCGCGAGCAACAGCAAAAGCACTACGAAGAGCAACAGGCTACTATAGCAGATATCCAAGGTTTTATCGACCGCTTCAAAGGCACCTACTCCAAAACACTCCAAGTACAATCCCGGGTGAAAATGCTTGAGAAAATGGAGATCATCGAAGTGGATGAAGTGGATACTTCTGCATTGAAACTCCGGTTCCCTCCTTCCCCGAGATCAGGCAATTACCCTGTGATCGTGGAAGACATGAGTAAAAGCTATGACGATCACGTCGTATTCAAAAACGCTTCCATGACTATAGAGCGCGGTCAGAAGGTCTCATTCGTCGGTAAAAACGGTGAAGGTAAATCCACGATGATCAAGGCGATTATGGGAGAGATCGATTTTGAAGGCAAGTGCGAGTTGGGACACAATTCCATGATCGGCTATTTTGCGCAGAATCAGGCTTCGCTCTTGGATGAAAGCCTGACTATCTTCGAAACCATCGATCATATCGCTGTAGGCGAGGTGCGCACCAAAGTGAAGGATATTTTGGGTGCATTTATGTTCAAGGGAGACGATATCAACAAGAAGGTCAAGGTGCTTTCCGGCGGAGAAAAAACCCGGTTGGCAATGATCAAGCTGCTTTTGGAGCCTGTAAACTTGCTGATTCTCGATGAGCCTACAAACCATCTGGATATGAAGACAAAGGATATCATTAAGGATGCTTTGAAAGCCTTTGACGGCACGCTGATCATCGTATCTCACGATAGAGACTTCTTGGATGGCTTGGTCACCAAAGTATTTGAGTTCGGAAATAAGAGGGTAAAAGAGCACTTCGAAGACATCAACGGCTTCCTAAGAAATAAGAAAATTGAGAATTTGAAGGAAGTGGAGAGGTAG
- a CDS encoding TRAP transporter small permease — MFSPLTKLKLDKWIAHLLVILMALMVLNVTWQVVSRYVFQSPSSFTDELSRYMLIWVGMLGAAYVAGKNEHLAIDILLTKISEKAQDKLMILINCCILVFGLVVMVIGGSNLVYLTFVLEQKSAVLQIPLAYIYGIIPFSGLLVIYYQLVAIKFLTTVKSTV, encoded by the coding sequence ATGTTTTCACCTTTAACCAAGCTAAAGCTGGATAAATGGATAGCCCATCTTCTGGTCATATTAATGGCCCTCATGGTGCTCAATGTGACTTGGCAAGTCGTGTCACGCTATGTATTCCAAAGTCCAAGTTCATTCACTGATGAGCTGTCACGCTACATGTTGATCTGGGTAGGAATGTTGGGAGCAGCCTATGTAGCAGGTAAAAATGAGCACTTGGCGATAGATATTCTCCTGACGAAGATTTCTGAAAAAGCCCAGGACAAACTGATGATTTTGATCAATTGCTGTATCCTGGTGTTCGGACTGGTGGTGATGGTGATTGGAGGATCTAATCTGGTTTATCTGACTTTTGTGCTGGAACAGAAATCAGCTGTGCTGCAGATTCCACTCGCTTATATCTATGGGATCATTCCTTTCAGCGGGCTTTTGGTGATTTACTACCAGCTCGTTGCAATTAAATTTTTGACAACTGTTAAATCTACTGTGTAA